In Longimicrobium sp., the sequence TTCCGCGCCTGGCGGGTGGTGCCCATCTTCTTCTTCTGCACCATCAGCGGCGGGCGGGCGCGCAGGTTGGACTCGATGGCGCGGGTGATGTTGGGGACCGGCAGGCCGTTCTTCTTCAGCTCGGCGTTGATGGCCTGGCTGGTGACGGTGCGGTCGGGCCGGCCGCGGGCCAGCACGTAGGCCCCCAGCAGCGCGCGCTCGGCCATGGTCTCGGGCTTCCACTGCTCGATCAGCGACGAGATGCCGCCGCCGGCCCGGCGGGCGCTGGTGCTGCCGCGGGGACGGCCGCGGCGGCGCGGGGCCTCTTCGCCCGCGGCCTCGCCGTCGTCGGCCTGCGCGCGCGCCGCGGGCCCACGCGCCGCGCGCCCGCCGAAGGCACGCTCCAGGAGGATGTCTCGCGCGCGCTCCTTCAGGACGGGATCGTAGCTGGAGATGGTGGCGTTGATCTCGTCAAGCAGCGCCTTGACTTCCTGCAGGTCGTCCATGTGCTCTCCGGGGTCTCGGTTGTCGTGCGCAAAGGCGCATGGGCGCGCCGCGCGGACCGGAATGGTGACGGAATGGGGTCATGAACTGCAATGTTCCGGTGCGCACAACATCTAATCCCCCGCTTGTACCGCCGTCAAGTATTCTCTGTATGCCTCCGGTCCGAACGCGCAGATGATCACCTTCCGCGGATGCGGGTTGCGCGCGAGAAAGTCGCGCGTCTCACGCACCGCAATGCGCGCCGCCAGATCCAGTGGAAAGCGGTACGCGCCGGTGCTGATGGACGGGAACGCGACCGTATCCAACTCCCTGAGAGCGGCGATGTTGAGCGAATTCCGCCACGCCGAGGCAAGCAGCTCGTCCTCGCCCTTTCCCCCGCCCTGCCATACCGGGCCGACGGTATGGATCACCCACCGCGCGGGGAGCTTATATCCGCTGGTGAGCCTGGCCTGGCCCGTCCTGCACCCGCGCAGCATCCGGCACTCCTCCAGCAGCTCGGGGCCCGCGGCGCGGTGGATGGCCCCGTCCACGCCGCCGCCGCCCAGCAGCGAGGTG encodes:
- a CDS encoding O-acetyl-ADP-ribose deacetylase, encoding MDASLKDRIEVVEGDITKLHVDAIVNAANTSLLGGGGVDGAIHRAAGPELLEECRMLRGCRTGQARLTSGYKLPARWVIHTVGPVWQGGGKGEDELLASAWRNSLNIAALRELDTVAFPSISTGAYRFPLDLAARIAVRETRDFLARNPHPRKVIICAFGPEAYREYLTAVQAGD